In one Argonema galeatum A003/A1 genomic region, the following are encoded:
- a CDS encoding aminotransferase class V-fold PLP-dependent enzyme gives MTNIFSTQTLLEQYRQKFPALANKAYFNYGGQGPMPQAALDAIYQSYEYIQRAGPFSPEVYAWVVEEANRTREAIASELGVTPETITLTEDVTVGCNIALWGIDWKSGDRLLMSECEHPGIIAAVEEIQRRFGIEIDICNLMPTLNEGDAIAAITQHLQPNTRLVVLSHILWNTGQLLPLAEIVKACQQNSSDTKILVDAAQSVGMLPLNLNELEVDFYAFTGHKWWCGPEGIGGLYVRSQALESLHPTFIGWRSIQSGKNGISWQPDGRRFEVATSAYPLYAGLRTAIAIHQEWGDQQQRYQQILHLTKYLWQQLSQLPKVTCLRKSPPESGLVSFQLLGGVSHQQLVQFLSDRGLLIRTIHDPDCVRACVHYFTTTAEIDRLVDLISKFQV, from the coding sequence TTGACCAACATTTTTTCTACACAAACTTTATTAGAGCAGTATCGCCAAAAATTTCCGGCTTTGGCGAATAAAGCTTATTTTAACTACGGCGGTCAAGGGCCAATGCCCCAAGCGGCACTCGACGCTATTTACCAATCTTATGAATATATCCAGCGTGCAGGGCCGTTTTCGCCAGAGGTGTATGCTTGGGTAGTGGAGGAGGCGAATCGAACTAGAGAAGCGATCGCATCTGAATTAGGCGTTACCCCTGAAACCATCACGTTAACCGAAGATGTGACTGTAGGTTGCAACATCGCCTTGTGGGGAATCGACTGGAAAAGCGGCGATCGCTTGTTGATGTCTGAGTGCGAACATCCCGGCATTATAGCAGCTGTAGAAGAAATTCAGCGACGCTTTGGCATCGAAATTGACATTTGCAATCTGATGCCAACTTTGAATGAAGGAGATGCAATCGCAGCTATTACCCAGCATCTGCAACCGAATACCCGCTTAGTCGTGCTGAGTCATATCCTCTGGAACACAGGTCAACTCTTGCCACTTGCCGAAATTGTCAAAGCGTGCCAGCAAAATAGTTCTGACACGAAAATTCTAGTTGATGCCGCCCAATCTGTGGGGATGCTGCCCTTAAATCTTAACGAATTGGAAGTAGACTTTTATGCCTTCACAGGTCATAAATGGTGGTGTGGGCCAGAAGGTATCGGCGGTCTTTACGTGCGATCGCAAGCCTTAGAAAGCCTGCATCCCACCTTTATTGGCTGGCGGAGTATCCAATCTGGTAAGAACGGTATTAGCTGGCAACCGGATGGGCGAAGATTTGAAGTGGCTACCTCTGCCTACCCGCTGTATGCTGGACTGAGAACTGCGATCGCCATCCATCAAGAATGGGGTGACCAGCAGCAACGCTATCAACAAATTCTCCATTTAACTAAGTACCTCTGGCAACAGTTATCCCAACTTCCCAAAGTTACCTGTCTGCGAAAATCCCCGCCAGAGTCCGGTCTGGTTTCTTTCCAATTGCTAGGCGGCGTTTCCCATCAGCAGCTGGTGCAGTTTTTGTCAGATCGAGGCTTACTGATCCGAACCATTCACGACCCCGACTGCGTGCGAGCTTGCGTTCATTATTTCACTACAACCGCTGAAATCGATCGGCTAGTCGATCTTATTTCCAAATTTCAAGTTTAA
- a CDS encoding GNAT family N-acetyltransferase, which translates to MKVFIETERLVLRQFTDEDTDNLFALDNDPEVMRFINGGKPVDRALIKEKFLPKIISYYSKYENYGIWAAIEKSSQDFMGWFHLYPALENAFAVELNLVKNDEIALGYRLKKDKWGKGYATEGSRLLLEKGFNEWGVQRVVAWALAENKASIRVMEKVGLKYEKEFMFKESQLPNINSLELKAVMYSLDKSIYQSRWVL; encoded by the coding sequence ATGAAAGTATTTATAGAAACTGAAAGATTGGTTTTACGTCAGTTTACTGATGAGGATACTGATAATTTATTTGCATTGGATAATGACCCGGAAGTAATGCGTTTTATCAATGGGGGAAAGCCGGTGGATCGCGCATTGATTAAAGAAAAGTTTTTGCCAAAAATCATATCATATTATAGTAAATATGAAAATTACGGAATTTGGGCAGCGATCGAAAAATCGAGCCAGGATTTTATGGGCTGGTTTCATTTGTATCCAGCACTAGAAAATGCCTTTGCTGTTGAATTAAATCTGGTAAAAAATGACGAAATTGCTCTGGGATATAGGCTAAAAAAAGATAAATGGGGCAAAGGATATGCAACTGAAGGTTCTCGATTATTGTTAGAAAAAGGTTTTAATGAATGGGGCGTTCAACGAGTTGTGGCTTGGGCTTTAGCGGAAAATAAAGCATCTATACGGGTGATGGAAAAAGTTGGTTTAAAGTATGAAAAAGAGTTTATGTTTAAAGAAAGTCAACTACCAAATATAAACTCGCTTGAACTAAAAGCAGTTATGTATTCTCTTGATAAATCTATCTACCAATCCCGTTGGGTGCTTTAG
- a CDS encoding glycosyl transferase: MSRKPILYVAITNHGFGHAVRAASVAAEVQRLDPEILLIMVTTTPRWLLDNYITGDFIHRPRGFDVGVIQSDSLKMDKTATLEKLRQIQTQQKSIVAAEASFIRQNRVGLMLADIPPLAPAIAKAAGIPCWMMGNFGWDFIYEAWGGEFIEIADWIRECFSQCDRLFRLPLHEPMSAFPIITDVGLTGGSPRHNLDELRTRFGITAPADKTILLTFGGLGLQEIPYENVLKFPDWQFITLDRDTPDLPNLVQIADRTYRPIDFLPFCGRVISKPGYSTFSEALRLEVPIVSLTREGFAESPLLLEGIQNYAYHQIVTPSEFFGGSWEFLHQPLQPPRQSQQLAKDGTEAIAFAIVNYFHNL, encoded by the coding sequence ATGTCTCGCAAACCAATCTTATACGTTGCCATCACCAATCACGGTTTCGGTCATGCCGTGCGGGCTGCATCCGTCGCCGCAGAAGTTCAGCGGTTAGATCCCGAAATTCTATTAATTATGGTGACAACGACACCGCGTTGGTTGTTAGATAACTACATTACAGGAGATTTTATACATCGCCCTCGCGGTTTTGATGTGGGCGTTATTCAATCGGATAGCTTGAAAATGGATAAAACTGCCACACTGGAAAAACTGCGGCAAATCCAGACTCAGCAAAAATCGATCGTCGCAGCGGAAGCAAGCTTTATCCGTCAAAATCGAGTTGGTTTAATGCTGGCAGATATTCCACCTTTGGCACCTGCGATCGCCAAAGCAGCTGGTATACCTTGTTGGATGATGGGCAACTTTGGCTGGGACTTTATTTATGAGGCTTGGGGAGGAGAATTTATCGAAATAGCAGATTGGATTCGCGAGTGTTTTAGTCAGTGCGATCGCTTATTTCGTTTGCCTCTCCACGAACCCATGAGTGCGTTTCCAATTATAACAGATGTCGGTTTAACTGGAGGTTCTCCCCGTCACAATTTAGATGAACTGCGAACTCGCTTTGGTATAACTGCTCCGGCTGACAAAACCATTTTACTTACATTTGGCGGCTTGGGTTTACAGGAAATTCCCTACGAAAACGTACTAAAATTTCCCGATTGGCAATTCATCACTCTTGACAGGGACACACCGGATTTGCCAAATTTAGTCCAAATTGCCGATCGCACCTACCGCCCCATCGATTTTCTGCCGTTTTGCGGACGAGTGATTTCCAAACCTGGATACAGCACCTTTTCCGAAGCTTTGCGCCTCGAAGTTCCGATCGTTTCCCTGACGCGAGAAGGCTTCGCAGAATCGCCTTTACTGCTGGAAGGTATCCAAAATTATGCTTACCATCAAATTGTGACCCCATCTGAGTTTTTCGGGGGTAGCTGGGAATTTCTGCATCAACCGCTACAACCCCCCCGCCAGTCTCAGCAGTTGGCGAAAGATGGAACGGAAGCGATCGCTTTTGCGATCGTCAACTATTTCCATAATCTTTGA
- a CDS encoding class I SAM-dependent methyltransferase produces MIDRTNIDEYKQRVIAEFNSRNNYDNDFRYCLGNRLVELAQLQRRQQILDVATGTGIVAIASAQIVGDEGKIIGVDISSGMLSQAQRKIEAANLKNVELQEVDADYINFDNNIFDAILCSSAIVYLSDIPRALRSWYHFLKKSGLVAFSTFPDGIPSVPELFMAIAQNYGISIPDLKEPLNTPEKCRKMLQEAGFDNIELTTEQFGYYMRVSDAKNLWNQLSNNNLITPQLQISPEQLEQFQAEYIAKIEALATDKGIWNDFTTFFVLARKSAES; encoded by the coding sequence ATGATCGATCGCACAAATATTGACGAATACAAGCAGCGAGTAATTGCTGAATTTAATTCGAGAAATAACTACGACAATGATTTTCGCTATTGTCTCGGAAATCGTTTAGTGGAATTAGCACAATTGCAAAGGAGACAGCAAATATTAGATGTGGCAACTGGTACGGGTATAGTTGCGATCGCATCTGCTCAAATCGTTGGCGATGAAGGCAAAATTATCGGTGTAGATATCTCTTCAGGTATGCTAAGTCAAGCGCAACGCAAAATTGAGGCAGCAAATCTGAAGAATGTTGAACTACAGGAAGTAGATGCAGATTATATCAATTTTGACAATAACATTTTCGATGCGATTTTGTGTTCTTCGGCGATCGTGTATTTAAGCGATATTCCCCGCGCATTGCGATCGTGGTATCATTTCCTTAAAAAGAGTGGTTTGGTGGCATTTTCTACTTTTCCCGATGGTATCCCTAGTGTACCTGAGTTGTTTATGGCGATCGCGCAAAATTATGGTATCTCAATTCCAGATTTAAAAGAACCGCTGAATACCCCAGAAAAGTGTCGTAAAATGTTGCAGGAGGCAGGTTTTGACAATATCGAACTGACAACCGAGCAATTTGGTTATTATATGCGCGTTAGCGATGCAAAAAATTTGTGGAATCAACTCTCGAACAATAATTTGATTACGCCGCAGTTGCAGATTTCACCAGAACAATTAGAGCAATTTCAAGCTGAATATATTGCCAAAATTGAGGCGTTAGCGACAGATAAAGGTATTTGGAATGATTTTACAACCTTTTTTGTACTAGCTAGAAAGTCAGCCGAAAGTTAG
- a CDS encoding Uma2 family endonuclease: MVVNKSPNYISPEEYLAGEELSPIKHEYICGQVYAMAGASDPHVTISLNLASALRNHVRGKGCRVYMSDMKAQIETLNIFYYPDVMVSCDQRDRAFQSFKQYPCLIVEVLSRGTEGFDRGDKFGDYQELETLQEYVLIGQKRQRIECFRRNSEGLWVLQTYRQGSEIYLASVDFRVSIDALYEDVQFTENESE, translated from the coding sequence ATGGTTGTTAATAAAAGTCCCAATTACATCTCTCCAGAAGAATATCTCGCAGGAGAGGAGCTAAGTCCAATCAAACACGAATACATTTGCGGACAAGTCTACGCAATGGCAGGGGCAAGCGACCCCCATGTTACTATTTCCCTCAACTTGGCTTCAGCGTTAAGAAATCATGTGCGGGGGAAAGGTTGTCGTGTCTATATGTCAGACATGAAGGCACAGATTGAAACACTTAATATTTTTTATTATCCTGATGTAATGGTAAGTTGCGATCAACGGGATAGAGCATTTCAATCTTTCAAACAATATCCTTGTTTGATTGTAGAAGTATTGTCTAGAGGAACTGAAGGATTCGATCGCGGCGATAAGTTTGGTGATTACCAAGAATTAGAGACACTGCAAGAATATGTATTGATCGGCCAAAAGCGCCAGCGGATTGAGTGTTTCCGTCGCAATTCTGAAGGACTTTGGGTATTACAAACATATAGGCAGGGAAGCGAAATTTACTTAGCAAGCGTTGACTTTCGCGTTAGCATTGATGCTTTGTATGAAGATGTGCAATTCACAGAAAATGAAAGTGAATAG
- a CDS encoding TM0106 family RecB-like putative nuclease, with translation MLLTAELLLHYQRCNRRAFLDVCGDRTQMEPPSDFHLKLLQDRFAHQKTFLAEDVYHQPVYAKGDWEAGAIATLALMEQGVDRIHKGVLLTEIAIEGSEESAIVLLSRPDLLVKQPGTSRFGDWLYVPVDIQLGKRAKLDYQIIAAFHAHVLAQTQETMPETAWLILREKGAYPVDLDIRIPQMQIIVEKCSQILLEEQEPEVFISRQRCNICAWYSYCYGVAKSQQHLSLLPGVTPSRYTYLQALNLTTLSSLANVSLSVLEEVFDREVAVQLVRQAQSVLENRAILISPQPLNLPTAAIELYFDIEAEPDLDIAYLLGVLVVDREAKTEKFYPFLAEQPEDEASIWQQFLDLVWTYPYAPIFHFCDYEVLAVRQLARRYNTPDYLWKPLLTRFVDVHEKVCSGVTLPVENYTLKAIARWLGFEWRDVKANGAQAIYWYDRWLKTCDRTLLDKIVLYNEDDCRATHHVKDWLANAVQNSLKINAG, from the coding sequence ATGTTGCTAACTGCCGAACTGCTGCTGCACTACCAACGCTGTAATCGACGAGCGTTTCTTGATGTCTGTGGAGACCGCACCCAGATGGAACCTCCTAGTGACTTTCATTTGAAACTGCTACAAGACCGCTTTGCTCATCAAAAAACTTTTCTAGCAGAAGACGTTTATCACCAGCCAGTCTACGCCAAGGGAGATTGGGAAGCTGGTGCGATCGCTACTCTAGCATTAATGGAGCAGGGAGTCGATCGAATCCATAAAGGCGTACTTCTGACTGAGATTGCGATCGAGGGATCGGAGGAATCCGCGATCGTCTTATTAAGCCGTCCCGATTTATTGGTTAAACAGCCAGGAACATCTCGTTTTGGCGATTGGCTTTACGTTCCCGTAGACATTCAGTTGGGTAAACGTGCGAAGTTGGATTATCAAATCATAGCAGCGTTTCACGCCCACGTACTGGCACAAACACAAGAAACAATGCCAGAAACAGCGTGGCTAATTTTGCGAGAAAAAGGCGCATATCCAGTGGATTTGGATATTCGTATACCTCAGATGCAGATAATTGTAGAAAAATGCAGTCAAATATTGCTTGAAGAACAGGAACCAGAGGTTTTTATCAGCCGTCAGCGGTGCAATATTTGCGCGTGGTATAGCTACTGCTATGGAGTAGCGAAATCTCAGCAACACCTCTCGCTGCTACCGGGTGTTACCCCCAGCCGCTACACCTATTTGCAAGCGCTTAATTTGACAACACTGTCATCTCTGGCGAATGTTAGTTTAAGCGTACTGGAGGAAGTTTTCGATCGGGAAGTGGCTGTGCAGTTGGTGCGGCAAGCCCAATCTGTGTTAGAAAATCGGGCGATTTTGATATCGCCTCAGCCTTTAAATTTACCGACGGCGGCTATTGAGTTGTATTTCGATATTGAAGCTGAGCCAGATTTAGATATAGCTTATCTTTTGGGGGTACTGGTTGTCGATCGCGAAGCTAAAACTGAGAAATTTTATCCTTTTTTGGCAGAACAACCGGAAGATGAGGCGTCAATTTGGCAGCAATTTTTAGATTTGGTGTGGACTTATCCTTATGCGCCAATTTTCCATTTCTGCGATTACGAAGTTCTGGCTGTAAGGCAGCTGGCTAGGCGCTACAATACACCTGACTACTTGTGGAAACCGTTGCTAACTCGCTTTGTGGATGTGCATGAGAAAGTCTGTTCTGGGGTGACTTTGCCAGTGGAAAATTACACTCTCAAAGCGATCGCACGTTGGCTGGGTTTTGAGTGGCGCGATGTCAAGGCAAATGGCGCTCAGGCGATTTACTGGTACGATCGGTGGTTGAAGACGTGCGATCGCACTTTACTCGACAAAATTGTCCTATACAACGAAGATGATTGTCGCGCCACCCACCATGTCAAAGATTGGTTAGCGAACGCTGTACAGAATTCGCTTAAAATTAATGCAGGATAA